A window of the Fuscovulum sp. genome harbors these coding sequences:
- a CDS encoding IS5 family transposase, with protein sequence MRPTSRRTARPQACGRKRGARRSTRAPDRAHEGRVEHQTARRDHAKGRPLRFFMTAGQVSDYTGAAALLGSLPAAEWLIADRGYDADWFRDALKDKGIRPCIPGRKSRGKAVRYDRRRYKRRNRIEIMFGRLKDWRRIATRYDRCPKVFLSAVALAATVLFWL encoded by the coding sequence ATGCGACCTACCTCAAGGCGCACCGCACGGCCTCAAGCCTGCGGGCGAAAAAGGGGGGCCCGACGATCAACGCGGGCGCCTGATCGGGCGCACGAAGGGCGGGTTGAACACCAAACTGCACGCCGTGACCATGCCAAGGGCCGCCCGCTTCGGTTCTTCATGACGGCAGGCCAGGTCAGCGACTACACCGGCGCCGCGGCGCTGCTTGGCAGTTTACCGGCCGCGGAATGGCTGATCGCTGATCGGGGCTACGACGCCGACTGGTTCCGGGATGCGTTAAAAGACAAGGGGATACGCCCCTGCATCCCCGGTCGGAAGTCGCGCGGAAAGGCCGTCCGCTACGACAGGCGCCGCTACAAGCGCCGCAACCGCATCGAGATCATGTTTGGCAGGCTGAAGGACTGGCGCCGCATCGCCACCCGCTACGACAGGTGCCCGAAGGTCTTCCTCTCCGCCGTCGCTTTGGCCGCAACCGTCTTGTTCTGGCTTTGA
- a CDS encoding integrase arm-type DNA-binding domain-containing protein translates to MLVRKVSAMPKRAKEMSPLEVRRLEHPGKGRNVTYSVGGQAGLLLQITPNGAKSWLLRAVVDGKRREIGIGPYPDVSLAKARERAAEKRDAIWRGIDPTPAPKQTLTFEKAVEKFLASKLDEFRNEKHRKQWQATLDTYAAEHLGKMAVAQIDVHDILRTLSPIWSSKTETASRLRGRIESVLAWATVSGHRSGDNPARWKGNLDAILPKPGKVAKQDNHPALALNDAARWFSDLRKREGMSARAMEFLAMTAARSGEVRGATWAEIDDDSGIWTIPGARMKAGREHRVPLTPDALALLASIKPKDERDPAAFIFAAVKGGALSDMSLSAVMRRMQEAEVEAGRAGFLDPRNKRPAVPHGLRSTFRDWTAERTEYPRDMAEIALAHNVGSEVERAYRRGDMVEKRRAMMAAWGRFLRAEAAPKVVQMGARA, encoded by the coding sequence ATGTTGGTCAGGAAAGTCTCCGCCATGCCGAAACGCGCCAAGGAAATGTCACCTCTTGAGGTTCGCCGCCTTGAGCATCCGGGCAAGGGCCGCAACGTGACGTATTCGGTGGGAGGGCAGGCTGGTCTTTTGTTGCAGATCACCCCAAACGGCGCGAAGTCTTGGCTTCTGCGGGCGGTTGTGGACGGGAAGCGCCGGGAGATTGGCATTGGCCCCTATCCTGATGTTTCCCTAGCCAAAGCCCGCGAGAGGGCCGCAGAGAAGCGGGATGCGATTTGGCGGGGCATAGACCCCACGCCCGCGCCAAAGCAGACACTCACCTTTGAGAAGGCTGTGGAGAAGTTTCTGGCCTCGAAGCTGGACGAGTTCCGAAACGAGAAGCACCGCAAACAGTGGCAGGCAACGTTGGACACCTACGCGGCGGAGCATCTGGGCAAGATGGCGGTGGCGCAGATCGACGTGCACGACATTCTGCGGACCCTCTCTCCGATCTGGTCCAGCAAGACCGAAACCGCTTCCCGCCTTCGCGGTCGGATCGAAAGCGTCTTGGCGTGGGCTACGGTCTCGGGCCATAGGTCTGGAGACAACCCGGCGCGGTGGAAGGGCAACCTTGACGCGATCCTGCCGAAACCGGGGAAGGTGGCGAAGCAGGACAATCACCCGGCCCTTGCCCTGAATGATGCCGCGCGCTGGTTCTCTGACCTTCGCAAGCGTGAAGGGATGAGTGCCCGCGCTATGGAGTTTCTGGCCATGACCGCTGCGCGGTCTGGTGAGGTGAGGGGGGCCACGTGGGCTGAGATAGACGACGATTCCGGCATCTGGACGATACCCGGCGCACGAATGAAGGCGGGCAGGGAGCATCGGGTTCCCCTGACGCCCGACGCGCTGGCACTTTTGGCTTCGATCAAGCCCAAGGATGAGCGAGACCCCGCGGCATTCATCTTTGCCGCAGTGAAGGGTGGCGCCCTGTCAGACATGAGCCTGAGCGCCGTCATGCGGCGGATGCAGGAGGCCGAGGTGGAGGCGGGCAGGGCAGGGTTCCTAGATCCTCGCAACAAGCGCCCTGCGGTCCCCCATGGGCTTCGCAGCACGTTCCGGGACTGGACGGCCGAACGCACGGAATACCCCCGCGACATGGCCGAGATAGCGCTGGCCCATAACGTAGGGTCGGAGGTTGAGCGGGCCTACCGGCGGGGTGACATGGTGGAGAAGCGCCGCGCGATGATGGCAGCGTGGGGCCGGTTCCTGCGGGCCGAGGCCGCGCCCAAGGTGGTGCAGATGGGGGCGCGGGCGTGA
- a CDS encoding transposase, with translation MSNLFWLSDEQMERLKPFLPKSHGKPRVDDRRVLSGIIFINRNGLRWCDAPREYGPPKTLYNRWKRWGEMGVFARMMEGLASEGGEEKVVMIDATYLKAHRTASSLRAKKGGPTINAGA, from the coding sequence ATGAGCAACCTTTTCTGGCTGTCCGATGAGCAGATGGAGCGGTTGAAGCCGTTCCTTCCGAAGAGCCATGGCAAGCCGAGGGTCGACGACCGGCGCGTGCTGAGCGGCATTATCTTCATCAATCGCAACGGGTTGAGATGGTGCGACGCGCCTAGGGAGTATGGCCCGCCCAAGACCCTCTACAATCGCTGGAAGCGGTGGGGCGAGATGGGGGTCTTTGCCCGGATGATGGAGGGACTGGCCTCCGAAGGCGGCGAGGAGAAGGTCGTCATGATCGATGCGACCTACCTCAAGGCGCACCGCACGGCCTCAAGCCTGCGGGCGAAAAAGGGGGGCCCGACGATCAACGCGGGCGCCTGA